A segment of the Deltaproteobacteria bacterium genome:
CGATCATCACCGTCTTTTCTATCAGGAATGGAAGGGAGAGATGGGCAAGGCCAAAGGGGTGCTGATCTTTGTCCACGGCTTGAATGAACACTCCGGCCGTTATTCCAATCCCGTCCGCTATTTTTCCAAACGGGGCTACACGCTCTATCTCTTCGACCAGCGGGGGCACGGAAGATCGGACGGACTTCGGAGCCATGTGGACAGTTTCGGGCATTATCTGAAAGACTTGGACGAGTTCACCCGTTTTGTCGCCGGGCGCGAGAAAGGAAAAAAAATTTTCATGGTGGGGCACAGCATGGGGGGTCAGATTGTGCTCAATTATGTCGCCCGCGGTGGAACGCCGCTTGCCGGCTTTGTCACCTCGTCGGCCAACATTCAGGTGGCGCTCAACATCCCCTGGCTTAAAAGAAAGCTGGCGCTCGGTCTTTCCCGTTTTGTCCCGCGCCTTAATCTGGCCGGCGAGATCGACCCCAAATGGATCTCTCGCGATCCCGAGGTGGTGCGCGCCTACAAGCGCGATCCGCTGGTCTCCAAAAAAATATCCCTCAAGCTCATCGCCGAACTTCTGGCCAACCAGGAAAAGCTCCCTGCCCTTGCCCCGAAAGTCAGGATTCCCGGCCTTCTTTTGCATGCGGGCGACGACCATATCTGCGCCCGCGAGGGCTCCGAGGCCTTTTACAAAAAAATGGGGTCAAAGGACAAGCAGGTGAAAATCTACGACGGCTTTTATCACGAACTCTTTAATGAGTTTGGAAAAGAAGAGGTATTTGGGGATATGGAAAAATGGCTGGCCCGGCATCTTTGACTCCGGGAAAACTCGATGCAACACCGGTGGCCGTCAAGGCTTGCCGCAAATGGTCATGGGACTGGCATCCCGCGAAAGGGCTGGTATTCAGGGGCGTGGGCCAAAAGAAGAAATCATAATGTCCACCGCTTCGGTCTTGATCGACACCCATATTCTCCTCTGGATCCTCACAAAATCCCGAAAGCTTAAAGGCGTAAAGTGGCTACCCCCTTTAGCCGTGTGATTATATGCGACGGTCCTCATCATGGCGGGGCTGTGGAAAAAGGGGGGGCTATTTTCGGCGGGCTTTTTGCAAAATTTCCAGATCGGTCAAATCCTGTTTTCGCCCTGATGCTTTTTTGTTTTTAATCAGTTCGCGCAAACCGATAAAATAGGCCGTTTCATTTCCAAAAGCGCCCCTTTTTCTGTTCTTCCAGATGCAATCAAATTTGACGCCATCAATGGAGGTGATCACGTCCACCCTCACCGGTTCGTATCCGAGCTGGATGAAATGCCCTTCCCTGGCAAAATCCTCCGGCGACAGTTTCAGCGAGCCAAAACCGAATTCCTTCAGCGCCTCGATGACTCTCTTGCCGTTTTCAATATCGGGTTTTACCAGGAGATCCAAATCCTTGGTGTAACGGGGAATGGCGTGAAAAGCGACCGCAAAGGCTCCGACAATGCAGTAACTGACTTTATGCTTATTGAACAACCGTAATAACTCTTCGAAGTCCTTTTCGATGGGCACGCGGCCTCCCTTTCCTTATTTTCCAGTAGAGGTCCCGAAGATAATGCATGGTGGCCAGACGTTGTGCAGGCCTTTGCGAGAGATAGTATTTTAACTCGAAGTCACGGGCTTCCTTGTTGGAGGTTGATTTATGCACCCAGACTTTTTGCATATGGACCCCCAGACTATCACAGCAAACGTCTTTTATAAAGAAGAGAGTGAGGCCTCCCTGTCGGCCGCCAGGCCTGCTATGCGGGCCAGAAGGCGGGAGAGGCCGACCACGCTTTCCTTCTGCCGGCAGTCCAGAAAAAATTCCTCGTGCGGCTCATCCAGCTTGTGCAGGCAGAGGCAGGAAAAGGCCATGCCGGGGCTGTTCAGGCTTTCATACTCGTTTTTGGATTCGTGAAAACGAAAGAAGCCCCCCACGTCCGTCTTTCCAACCATATAAATAACCGGCTCGATGGGATAGCCGCTGTAGGTGTCGATCGTCGGAATCCCCTCCTGAATCAGAAACGAATCGGTCGGCGTGGTTCCCTTGGACGAAAGAAGCTTGTTTTTTTGACGGCGGTTGAGAGAGAGAATTTCTTCCCCCGAGTAGATGAGGAGAATTCCGAGGCCGTAAGTCCCCCGGTTGTTTTTGACATAGACATAAGGGGTTTCCCGGATTCCGTATTCCTCATGCTTCTTCCGCGTTTTTTCGAGGATCGCATCGATTTTTCGGGCCATACAGCGGAGAGAATCGACATTGTCCAACGCCACCTCGGTGGCCACATCGGTTTCCGGAAACATCTGCCAGAGATCAAGCCCGAAATGGCCGCAGAAATCGGCCAGAAGTTCTTTGAGAATTCTGAAGTGGACAATCTTTTGCCGGCTCTGCCAGCCCATGGCGGGGCCGGGAATGATCGGCTGATCGATGTTTAAAAGGGCCGAAGGGACCCCCGAGGCAAAATCGTTGTTCGAAACGATGAGATCGGGGCCGAAGCCATCCACGACAACGCGGTTCCCATTCCGCTGGATTTTGTACAGATCGAACGATTGGGATGTCTTTCCTTCCTCATCCAGGTCAATCCGCGTTTTCGCCTCGTGCAAAGATTCTCCCGCCGTTCCGATTCGCGTTTCAAGGCCGGCCGACTCCATTAGACGCTGAAGGTGATGAAGGTTTTTTAAATAAAACTTGTTCCGGGTGTGCTCCTCGCCGTAGAGCAAAACCTTGCGCACTCCCGGCTGATAGTCCCCGAAATATCCCTTGAACGTTTCCGCCGTAAATCGTGAAAAAGAATTGCACAGGTTGTTGAAGCCGGCGGGAAAGAGATTGGTGTCAACCACGGCGATTTTGTTTCCCGAGTGGCGAATATCGCAGGAGAGGTACAGAAGGGGAGTGAGGCCTTTCCATTTTTCCTCAAACCATTTCTCTACCTCGGGCTGTTTATTTTTTAGTTGCTTGTATATCTCTTCCATCGTAACTCTCGATAAAAGTTTCCGTGTATATCTTCCTCACTTTTTCGCGTAAAGCCAGGTATTTCTCCAAAAATTCGGCGGAATTTTTCAGTTTCAAATCGCGGGCGATCTCATCCAAAAAGGGGTCCTTTACGTTCCACCGGCGCTGGCTTCTCTGTTTGCGCAGATAGATCCTCGATTCGACATCCCTGTAAAAAGTGTAGGCCTCCACGAGAGGGGCAACCGTTGCCTCCGGCACAATCTTCAATTT
Coding sequences within it:
- a CDS encoding lysophospholipase, whose translation is MMKPFESYFKSHDHHRLFYQEWKGEMGKAKGVLIFVHGLNEHSGRYSNPVRYFSKRGYTLYLFDQRGHGRSDGLRSHVDSFGHYLKDLDEFTRFVAGREKGKKIFMVGHSMGGQIVLNYVARGGTPLAGFVTSSANIQVALNIPWLKRKLALGLSRFVPRLNLAGEIDPKWISRDPEVVRAYKRDPLVSKKISLKLIAELLANQEKLPALAPKVRIPGLLLHAGDDHICAREGSEAFYKKMGSKDKQVKIYDGFYHELFNEFGKEEVFGDMEKWLARHL
- the gshA gene encoding glutamate--cysteine ligase, whose amino-acid sequence is MEEIYKQLKNKQPEVEKWFEEKWKGLTPLLYLSCDIRHSGNKIAVVDTNLFPAGFNNLCNSFSRFTAETFKGYFGDYQPGVRKVLLYGEEHTRNKFYLKNLHHLQRLMESAGLETRIGTAGESLHEAKTRIDLDEEGKTSQSFDLYKIQRNGNRVVVDGFGPDLIVSNNDFASGVPSALLNIDQPIIPGPAMGWQSRQKIVHFRILKELLADFCGHFGLDLWQMFPETDVATEVALDNVDSLRCMARKIDAILEKTRKKHEEYGIRETPYVYVKNNRGTYGLGILLIYSGEEILSLNRRQKNKLLSSKGTTPTDSFLIQEGIPTIDTYSGYPIEPVIYMVGKTDVGGFFRFHESKNEYESLNSPGMAFSCLCLHKLDEPHEEFFLDCRQKESVVGLSRLLARIAGLAADREASLSSL